In Sparus aurata chromosome 3, fSpaAur1.1, whole genome shotgun sequence, the following are encoded in one genomic region:
- the col1a2 gene encoding collagen alpha-2(I) chain isoform X1 produces MLSFVDTRILLLLAVTSYLASCQYSARVKGPRGEKGPRGDRGPKGPNGRDGKPGLPGPAGPPGPPGLGGNFAAQYDGSKAPDPGPGPMGMMGARGPPGPPGPPGSQGHTGHAGEPGEPGQTGPVGARGPPGPPGKAGEDGNNGRPGKPGDRGVPGPQGARGFPGTPGLPGMKGHRGYTGLDGRKGEPGTAGAKGEPGAHGAAGSPGLAGSRGMPGERGRAGPAGPAGARGADGNVGPAGPAGPLGAAGPPGFPGGPGPKGEIGPAGATGPSGAQGARGEPGTNGAVGPVGPSGNPGANGLNGAKGAAGTPGVAGAPGFPGPRGGPGPQGPQGAAGQRGLGGDPGPQGVKGDGGPKGEPGNSGPQGPPGPQGEEGKRGPAGELGATGPTGNRGARGAPGGRGMPGAEGRTGPIGMPGARGATGAGGPRGPPGDAGRAGEPGPAGLRGLPGSPGSSGPPGKEGPAGPAGQDGRGGPPGPTGPRGQPGNIGFPGPKGPSGEPGKPGDKGATGPTGLRGAPGPDGNNGATGATGPSGGPGEKGEQGPSGAPGFQGLPGPAGPGGEAGKPGDRGIPGDQGVAGPAGGKGERGNPGAAGASGPQGSMGARGPAGAPGTDGGKGEPGAAGAAGGPGHQGPGGMPGERGAAGTPGGKGEKGEPGHKGPDGNAGRDGSRGMPGPAGPPGPTGANGDKGEGGSFGPAGPAGPRGTPGERGEVGPAGSSGFAGPPGADGQPGARGERGPAGVKGELGPAGPAGPAGQSGPPGPSGASGPAGARGDTGPSGLTGFPGAAGRVGPGGPAGIVGPPGSSGPAGKDGPRGLRGDPGPAGPSGEQGMVGPPGLAGEKGSSGESGPPGPSGAPGTSGPLGLQGFVGLPGARGDRGSPGGPGGPGEAGRVGPAGAPGARGPAGNIGLPGMTGPQGEAGREGSPGNDGPPGRPGIAGFKGDRGEPGSAGSMGLAGAPGPAGPTGGAGRPGNRGESGPGGPSGPVGQAGARGASGPAGTRGEKGGAGDKGERGMKGLRGHPGLQGMPGPSGPSGDTGSAGPNGPAGPRGPAGPHGPPGKDGRAGGHGTIGSPGARGPPGYVGPAGPPGSPGLPGPPGPSGGGYDVSGYDEYRADQPAMRAKDYEVDATIKSLNTQIDNLLTPEGSRKNPARTCRDIKLSHPEWTSGFYWIDPNQGCTNDAIKVFCDFSTRETCIYAQPESIAKKNWYRSTENKKHVWFGETINGDSEFTYNDETISSQSMATQLAFMRLLSNQASQNITYHCKNSVAYMDGESGNLKKAVVLMGSNDVELRAEGNSRFTFSVLEDGCTTHTGEWSKTVIEYRTNKPSRLPILDIAPLDIGGAEQEFGLDIGPVCFK; encoded by the exons GGACCTAAGGGCCCAAATGGAAGAGATGGCAAACCCGGACTCCCTGGCCCCGCTGGCCCCCCTGGCCCCCCTGGACTCGGAGGA AATTTCGCTGCTCAGTATGATGGTTCAAAAGCCCCTGATCCCGGCCCTGGACCCATG GGTATGATGGGTGCTAGAGGCCCTCCCGGACCTCCTGGACCTCCT GGTTCTCAGGGACACACTGGACACGCTGGTGAGCCCGGAGAGCCTGGACAGACT GGCCCCGTTGGTGCTCGTGGCCCCCCTGGACCCCCTGGCAAAGCCGGAGAGGAc GGTAACAACGGCAGACCCGGCAAGCCCGGAGACAGAGGTGTCCCCGGCCCCCAG GGTGCTCGTGGATTCCCCGGAACCCCCGGACTTCCAGGAATGAAGGGACACAGA GGTTACACTGGTCTGGATGGACGTAAGGGAGAGCCCGGTACTGCTGGCGCCAAG GGTGAGCCCGGTGCACACGGAGCTGCTGGAAGTCCTGGACTGGCT GGATCTCGTGGTATGCCTGGTGAGAGAGGTCGTGCTGGCCCTGCTGGCCCCGCTGGTGCTCGTGGTGCTGATGGCAATGTTGGCCCCGCCGGCCCTGCT GGTCCCCTCGGTGCTGCTGGTCCCCCAGGTTTCCCCGGTGGCCCCGGCCCCAAG gGAGAGATTGGACCCGCTGGAGCTACTGGCCCATCTGGAGCTCAGGGAGCAAGAGGAGAGCCCGGTACCAATGGCGCTGTTGGCCCCGTTGGTCCCTCT GGAAACCCCGGTGCTAATGGCCTGAACGGAGCCAAGGGAGCTGCT GGTACCCCTGGTGTTGCTGGAGCTCCCGGCTTCCCCGGACCAAGAGGAGGACCTGGACCCCAGGGCCCTCAGGGTGCTGCTGGACAGAGAGGTCTTGGT GGAGATCCTGGCCCTCAGGGAGTGAAGGGAGATGGCGGTCCCAAAGGAGAGCCT GGTAACTCTGGACCCCAGGGACCCCCTGGACCTCAGGGTGAGGAGGGCAAGAGAGGACCCGCTGGTGAGCTTGGTGCTACTGGACCTACTGGCAACCGTGGAGCTAGA GGCGCTCCTGGCGGCCGTGGTATGCCTGGTGCTGAGGGAAGAACTGGCCCAATT GGTATGCCCGGTGCCCGTGGTGCCACCGGCGCCGGTGGACCTCGTGGACCCCCTGGAGATGCTGGCCGTGCTGGTGAGCCTGGCCCAGCTGGTCTCAGG ggtcTCCCAGGAAGCCCTGGAAGCTCTGGACCCCCAGGAAAGGAGGGACCTGCT GGTCCTGCTGGACAAGATGGCCGTGGTGGACCTCCCGGCCCAACTGGACCTAGAGGCCAGCCTGGAAACATCGGCTTCCCCGGACCCAAGGGACCTTCT GGTGAGCCTGGCAAGCCTGGAGACAAGGGAGCCACCGGCCCCACTGGACTGAGA GGAGCCCCTGGACCCGACGGCAACAACGGAGCCACTGGTGCCACTGGACCCTCT GGTGGTCCTGGTGAGAAGGGAGAGCAGGGACCCTCTGGAGCTCCTGGCTTCCAG GGTCTGCCTGGACCCGCTGGACCTGGTGGAGAGGCTGGCAAGCCCGGAGACAGA GGAATCCCAGGAGACCAGGGAGTCGCTGGACCTGCTGGTGGCAAG GGAGAGCGTGGTAACCCCggtgctgctggtgcttctGGACCTCAGGGATCAATGGGAGCCCGTGGACCTGCTGGAGCCCCTGGAACTGATGGTGGCAAG GGAGAGCCtggtgctgctggagctgcCGGTGGTCCTGGACACCAAGGACCTGGTGGCATGCCCGGCGAGCGCGGAGCTGCTGGAACCCCTGGAGGTAAAGGAGAGAAG GGAGAGCCTGGACACAAAGGACCTGATGGTAACGCTGGCAGAGATGGATCCCGT GGCATGCCTGGACCCGCTGGACCTCCCGGACCCACCGGAGCCAACGGTGATAAG GGTGAGGGCGGTTCCTTCGGACCTGCTGGACCCGCTGGACCTCGTGGAACCCCT GGAGAGCGTGGAGAGGTTGGACCTGCTGGATCTTCCGGATTCGCTGGACCCCCT GGCGCTGACGGTCAGCCTGGAGCAAGAGGAGAGCGTGGACCTGCTGGAGTAAAGGGAGAGCTCGGCCCCGCCGGCCCTGCTGGACCCGCTGGACAGTCTGGACCTCCT GGTCCTTCTGGTGCTTCTGGACCTGCTGGTGCTCGTGGAGACACCGGACCTTCT GGTCTGACTGGTTTCCCTGGTGCCGCTGGTAGAGTTGGACCCGGCGGTCCCGCT GGCATTGTTGGACCCCCTGGCTCTTCTGGTCCCGCTGGTAAGGATGGTCCTCGTGGACTCCGTGGTGACCCCGGTCCCGCTGGTCCCTCTGGAGAGCAGGGTATGGTTGGCCCACCTGGTCTGGCTGGAGAGAAGGGATCCTCTGGAGAGTCTGGTCCTCCT GGTCCTTCTGGTGCTCCTGGAACCAGTGGTCCTCTTGGACTTCAAGGATTCGTTGGTCTGCCTGGTGCTAGAGGAGATCGTGGTTCTCCTGGTGGTCCCGGTGGTCCT GGAGAGGCTGGTAGAGTTGGACCCGCTGGTGCCCCTGGAGCCCGTGGTCCTGCTGGAAACATTGGTCTGCCTGGTATGACCGGACCTCAGGGAGAGGCTGGACGTGAG GGTAGCCCCGGTAATGATGGACCCCCTGGTCGTCCTGGAATCGCTGGATTCAAG GGAGACCGTGGTGAGCCCGGATCTGCTGGTTCCATGGGACTTGCTGGTGCCCCTGGACCCGCTGGACCTACTGGAGGTGCTGGAAGACCTGGAAACCGTGGAGAGTCT GGCCCCGGAGGTCCCTCAGGACCCGTCGGACAGGCCGGAGCTAGAGGCGCTTCT GGACCTGCTGGAACCCGTGGTGAGAAGGGAGGTGCTGGAgacaagggagagagaggcatgAAGGGACTGCGTGGACATCCTGGTCTCCAGGGAATGCCCGGACCATCT GGACCCTCCGGTGACACTGGATCTGCTGGACCCAACGGACCTGCTGGACCCAGA GGACCTGCTGGACCCCATGGACCCCCTGGTAAGGATGGTAGAGCTGGTGGCCATGGAACCATCGGATCTCCTGGTGCTCGTGGACCCCCTGGATACGTTGGACCCGCT GGTCCTCCTGGATCTCCCGGTCTGCCCGGACCTCCCGGCCCCTCTGGTGGTGGATACGATGTTTCTGGATATGATGAGTACAGAGCTGATCAGCCCGCCATGAGAGCCAAGGACTACGAGGTCGATGCCACCATCAAGTCCCTCAACACTCAGATCGATAACCTGCTCACCCCTGAGGGATCCAGGAAGAACCCCGCCCGCACCTGCCGTGACATCAAGCTCAGCCACCCCGAGTGGACCAGCG GATTCTACTGGATTGACCCCAACCAGGGCTGCACCAACGATGCCATCAAGGTCTTCTGCGACTTCTCCACCCGCGAGACCTGCATCTATGCCCAGCCTGAGAGCATCGCCAAGAAGAACTGGTACAGAAGCACCGAGAACAAGAAGCACGTCTGGTTCGGAGAGACCATCAATGGAGACTCTGAG TTCACCTACAACGACGAGACCATCAGCTCCCAGAGCATGGCCACCCAGCTGGCCTTCATGCGCCTGCTGTCCAACCAGGCTAGCCAGAACATCACCTACCACTGCAAGAACAGCGTTGCCTACATGGATGGTGAGAGCGGCAACCTGAAGAAGGCTGTGGTGCTCATGGGCTCCAACGACGTGGAGCTGAGGGCCGAGGGCAACAGCCGCTTCACCTTCTCCGTGCTGGAGGACGGCTGCACT acacacactggtGAATGGAGCAAGACAGTGATTGAGTACAGAACAAATAAACCATCTCGCCTGCCCATCCTCGACATTGCACCTTTGGACATTGGTGGAGCTGAACAGGAGTTTGGTTTGGACATTGGCCCAGTCTGTTTCAAATAA
- the col1a2 gene encoding collagen alpha-2(I) chain isoform X2, whose translation MLSFVDTRILLLLAVTSYLASCQYSGPRGEKGPRGDRGPKGPNGRDGKPGLPGPAGPPGPPGLGGNFAAQYDGSKAPDPGPGPMGMMGARGPPGPPGPPGSQGHTGHAGEPGEPGQTGPVGARGPPGPPGKAGEDGNNGRPGKPGDRGVPGPQGARGFPGTPGLPGMKGHRGYTGLDGRKGEPGTAGAKGEPGAHGAAGSPGLAGSRGMPGERGRAGPAGPAGARGADGNVGPAGPAGPLGAAGPPGFPGGPGPKGEIGPAGATGPSGAQGARGEPGTNGAVGPVGPSGNPGANGLNGAKGAAGTPGVAGAPGFPGPRGGPGPQGPQGAAGQRGLGGDPGPQGVKGDGGPKGEPGNSGPQGPPGPQGEEGKRGPAGELGATGPTGNRGARGAPGGRGMPGAEGRTGPIGMPGARGATGAGGPRGPPGDAGRAGEPGPAGLRGLPGSPGSSGPPGKEGPAGPAGQDGRGGPPGPTGPRGQPGNIGFPGPKGPSGEPGKPGDKGATGPTGLRGAPGPDGNNGATGATGPSGGPGEKGEQGPSGAPGFQGLPGPAGPGGEAGKPGDRGIPGDQGVAGPAGGKGERGNPGAAGASGPQGSMGARGPAGAPGTDGGKGEPGAAGAAGGPGHQGPGGMPGERGAAGTPGGKGEKGEPGHKGPDGNAGRDGSRGMPGPAGPPGPTGANGDKGEGGSFGPAGPAGPRGTPGERGEVGPAGSSGFAGPPGADGQPGARGERGPAGVKGELGPAGPAGPAGQSGPPGPSGASGPAGARGDTGPSGLTGFPGAAGRVGPGGPAGIVGPPGSSGPAGKDGPRGLRGDPGPAGPSGEQGMVGPPGLAGEKGSSGESGPPGPSGAPGTSGPLGLQGFVGLPGARGDRGSPGGPGGPGEAGRVGPAGAPGARGPAGNIGLPGMTGPQGEAGREGSPGNDGPPGRPGIAGFKGDRGEPGSAGSMGLAGAPGPAGPTGGAGRPGNRGESGPGGPSGPVGQAGARGASGPAGTRGEKGGAGDKGERGMKGLRGHPGLQGMPGPSGPSGDTGSAGPNGPAGPRGPAGPHGPPGKDGRAGGHGTIGSPGARGPPGYVGPAGPPGSPGLPGPPGPSGGGYDVSGYDEYRADQPAMRAKDYEVDATIKSLNTQIDNLLTPEGSRKNPARTCRDIKLSHPEWTSGFYWIDPNQGCTNDAIKVFCDFSTRETCIYAQPESIAKKNWYRSTENKKHVWFGETINGDSEFTYNDETISSQSMATQLAFMRLLSNQASQNITYHCKNSVAYMDGESGNLKKAVVLMGSNDVELRAEGNSRFTFSVLEDGCTTHTGEWSKTVIEYRTNKPSRLPILDIAPLDIGGAEQEFGLDIGPVCFK comes from the exons GGACCTAAGGGCCCAAATGGAAGAGATGGCAAACCCGGACTCCCTGGCCCCGCTGGCCCCCCTGGCCCCCCTGGACTCGGAGGA AATTTCGCTGCTCAGTATGATGGTTCAAAAGCCCCTGATCCCGGCCCTGGACCCATG GGTATGATGGGTGCTAGAGGCCCTCCCGGACCTCCTGGACCTCCT GGTTCTCAGGGACACACTGGACACGCTGGTGAGCCCGGAGAGCCTGGACAGACT GGCCCCGTTGGTGCTCGTGGCCCCCCTGGACCCCCTGGCAAAGCCGGAGAGGAc GGTAACAACGGCAGACCCGGCAAGCCCGGAGACAGAGGTGTCCCCGGCCCCCAG GGTGCTCGTGGATTCCCCGGAACCCCCGGACTTCCAGGAATGAAGGGACACAGA GGTTACACTGGTCTGGATGGACGTAAGGGAGAGCCCGGTACTGCTGGCGCCAAG GGTGAGCCCGGTGCACACGGAGCTGCTGGAAGTCCTGGACTGGCT GGATCTCGTGGTATGCCTGGTGAGAGAGGTCGTGCTGGCCCTGCTGGCCCCGCTGGTGCTCGTGGTGCTGATGGCAATGTTGGCCCCGCCGGCCCTGCT GGTCCCCTCGGTGCTGCTGGTCCCCCAGGTTTCCCCGGTGGCCCCGGCCCCAAG gGAGAGATTGGACCCGCTGGAGCTACTGGCCCATCTGGAGCTCAGGGAGCAAGAGGAGAGCCCGGTACCAATGGCGCTGTTGGCCCCGTTGGTCCCTCT GGAAACCCCGGTGCTAATGGCCTGAACGGAGCCAAGGGAGCTGCT GGTACCCCTGGTGTTGCTGGAGCTCCCGGCTTCCCCGGACCAAGAGGAGGACCTGGACCCCAGGGCCCTCAGGGTGCTGCTGGACAGAGAGGTCTTGGT GGAGATCCTGGCCCTCAGGGAGTGAAGGGAGATGGCGGTCCCAAAGGAGAGCCT GGTAACTCTGGACCCCAGGGACCCCCTGGACCTCAGGGTGAGGAGGGCAAGAGAGGACCCGCTGGTGAGCTTGGTGCTACTGGACCTACTGGCAACCGTGGAGCTAGA GGCGCTCCTGGCGGCCGTGGTATGCCTGGTGCTGAGGGAAGAACTGGCCCAATT GGTATGCCCGGTGCCCGTGGTGCCACCGGCGCCGGTGGACCTCGTGGACCCCCTGGAGATGCTGGCCGTGCTGGTGAGCCTGGCCCAGCTGGTCTCAGG ggtcTCCCAGGAAGCCCTGGAAGCTCTGGACCCCCAGGAAAGGAGGGACCTGCT GGTCCTGCTGGACAAGATGGCCGTGGTGGACCTCCCGGCCCAACTGGACCTAGAGGCCAGCCTGGAAACATCGGCTTCCCCGGACCCAAGGGACCTTCT GGTGAGCCTGGCAAGCCTGGAGACAAGGGAGCCACCGGCCCCACTGGACTGAGA GGAGCCCCTGGACCCGACGGCAACAACGGAGCCACTGGTGCCACTGGACCCTCT GGTGGTCCTGGTGAGAAGGGAGAGCAGGGACCCTCTGGAGCTCCTGGCTTCCAG GGTCTGCCTGGACCCGCTGGACCTGGTGGAGAGGCTGGCAAGCCCGGAGACAGA GGAATCCCAGGAGACCAGGGAGTCGCTGGACCTGCTGGTGGCAAG GGAGAGCGTGGTAACCCCggtgctgctggtgcttctGGACCTCAGGGATCAATGGGAGCCCGTGGACCTGCTGGAGCCCCTGGAACTGATGGTGGCAAG GGAGAGCCtggtgctgctggagctgcCGGTGGTCCTGGACACCAAGGACCTGGTGGCATGCCCGGCGAGCGCGGAGCTGCTGGAACCCCTGGAGGTAAAGGAGAGAAG GGAGAGCCTGGACACAAAGGACCTGATGGTAACGCTGGCAGAGATGGATCCCGT GGCATGCCTGGACCCGCTGGACCTCCCGGACCCACCGGAGCCAACGGTGATAAG GGTGAGGGCGGTTCCTTCGGACCTGCTGGACCCGCTGGACCTCGTGGAACCCCT GGAGAGCGTGGAGAGGTTGGACCTGCTGGATCTTCCGGATTCGCTGGACCCCCT GGCGCTGACGGTCAGCCTGGAGCAAGAGGAGAGCGTGGACCTGCTGGAGTAAAGGGAGAGCTCGGCCCCGCCGGCCCTGCTGGACCCGCTGGACAGTCTGGACCTCCT GGTCCTTCTGGTGCTTCTGGACCTGCTGGTGCTCGTGGAGACACCGGACCTTCT GGTCTGACTGGTTTCCCTGGTGCCGCTGGTAGAGTTGGACCCGGCGGTCCCGCT GGCATTGTTGGACCCCCTGGCTCTTCTGGTCCCGCTGGTAAGGATGGTCCTCGTGGACTCCGTGGTGACCCCGGTCCCGCTGGTCCCTCTGGAGAGCAGGGTATGGTTGGCCCACCTGGTCTGGCTGGAGAGAAGGGATCCTCTGGAGAGTCTGGTCCTCCT GGTCCTTCTGGTGCTCCTGGAACCAGTGGTCCTCTTGGACTTCAAGGATTCGTTGGTCTGCCTGGTGCTAGAGGAGATCGTGGTTCTCCTGGTGGTCCCGGTGGTCCT GGAGAGGCTGGTAGAGTTGGACCCGCTGGTGCCCCTGGAGCCCGTGGTCCTGCTGGAAACATTGGTCTGCCTGGTATGACCGGACCTCAGGGAGAGGCTGGACGTGAG GGTAGCCCCGGTAATGATGGACCCCCTGGTCGTCCTGGAATCGCTGGATTCAAG GGAGACCGTGGTGAGCCCGGATCTGCTGGTTCCATGGGACTTGCTGGTGCCCCTGGACCCGCTGGACCTACTGGAGGTGCTGGAAGACCTGGAAACCGTGGAGAGTCT GGCCCCGGAGGTCCCTCAGGACCCGTCGGACAGGCCGGAGCTAGAGGCGCTTCT GGACCTGCTGGAACCCGTGGTGAGAAGGGAGGTGCTGGAgacaagggagagagaggcatgAAGGGACTGCGTGGACATCCTGGTCTCCAGGGAATGCCCGGACCATCT GGACCCTCCGGTGACACTGGATCTGCTGGACCCAACGGACCTGCTGGACCCAGA GGACCTGCTGGACCCCATGGACCCCCTGGTAAGGATGGTAGAGCTGGTGGCCATGGAACCATCGGATCTCCTGGTGCTCGTGGACCCCCTGGATACGTTGGACCCGCT GGTCCTCCTGGATCTCCCGGTCTGCCCGGACCTCCCGGCCCCTCTGGTGGTGGATACGATGTTTCTGGATATGATGAGTACAGAGCTGATCAGCCCGCCATGAGAGCCAAGGACTACGAGGTCGATGCCACCATCAAGTCCCTCAACACTCAGATCGATAACCTGCTCACCCCTGAGGGATCCAGGAAGAACCCCGCCCGCACCTGCCGTGACATCAAGCTCAGCCACCCCGAGTGGACCAGCG GATTCTACTGGATTGACCCCAACCAGGGCTGCACCAACGATGCCATCAAGGTCTTCTGCGACTTCTCCACCCGCGAGACCTGCATCTATGCCCAGCCTGAGAGCATCGCCAAGAAGAACTGGTACAGAAGCACCGAGAACAAGAAGCACGTCTGGTTCGGAGAGACCATCAATGGAGACTCTGAG TTCACCTACAACGACGAGACCATCAGCTCCCAGAGCATGGCCACCCAGCTGGCCTTCATGCGCCTGCTGTCCAACCAGGCTAGCCAGAACATCACCTACCACTGCAAGAACAGCGTTGCCTACATGGATGGTGAGAGCGGCAACCTGAAGAAGGCTGTGGTGCTCATGGGCTCCAACGACGTGGAGCTGAGGGCCGAGGGCAACAGCCGCTTCACCTTCTCCGTGCTGGAGGACGGCTGCACT acacacactggtGAATGGAGCAAGACAGTGATTGAGTACAGAACAAATAAACCATCTCGCCTGCCCATCCTCGACATTGCACCTTTGGACATTGGTGGAGCTGAACAGGAGTTTGGTTTGGACATTGGCCCAGTCTGTTTCAAATAA